From the Candidatus Edwardsbacteria bacterium genome, one window contains:
- a CDS encoding ABC transporter ATP-binding protein has translation MIKMENLSKVYQMDGVKVEALKGVTLSIEAGEYVSIMGPSGSGKSTLMNLIGCLDTPTTGNYHLDGLLVSEMDDDQLAAVRNKKIGFVFQTFNLLPRSSALHNVELPMQYAGVDSGIRRAKAIASLESVGLAHRIQHKPTEMSGGERQRVSVARALVNDPSILLADEPTGNLDSKTGVEIMALFDRLHQEGKTVILVTHDQKVGEHAHRAVRILDGEIVSDQIIRKG, from the coding sequence ATGATAAAAATGGAAAATCTTTCCAAGGTATATCAGATGGACGGCGTAAAAGTGGAGGCCTTGAAAGGGGTGACGCTGAGCATCGAGGCCGGGGAATACGTGTCCATCATGGGTCCTTCGGGCTCAGGCAAGTCTACTTTGATGAACCTGATAGGCTGTCTGGATACCCCCACCACCGGCAATTACCATTTGGACGGACTGCTGGTTTCCGAAATGGACGACGACCAGCTGGCAGCAGTGCGGAATAAGAAAATAGGCTTTGTTTTCCAAACCTTCAACCTGTTGCCCCGTTCCTCGGCTCTGCATAACGTGGAATTACCCATGCAATATGCCGGGGTTGATTCCGGCATCAGACGGGCCAAGGCCATCGCCTCGCTGGAATCGGTGGGGCTGGCCCACCGGATACAGCATAAACCCACCGAGATGTCGGGCGGCGAACGCCAGCGGGTGTCCGTTGCCCGGGCCCTGGTCAATGATCCCTCGATCCTGCTGGCCGACGAGCCCACCGGCAACTTGGACAGCAAGACCGGGGTCGAGATCATGGCCCTGTTCGATCGATTGCATCAAGAAGGCAAAACAGTGATCTTAGTGACCCACGATCAAAAGGTGGGCGAGCATGCCCACCGGGCGGTTCGGATATTGGACGGAGAGATCGTCTCCGACCAAATCATAAGGAAGGGATAA